The proteins below are encoded in one region of Cololabis saira isolate AMF1-May2022 chromosome 13, fColSai1.1, whole genome shotgun sequence:
- the LOC133457975 gene encoding neoverrucotoxin subunit alpha-like: MMFVWKDQSYPDHPDRFDYCPQLLCREVLTGCCYWEVQRRGGVSVSVSYRSISRKGNSGDCVFGGNHHSWSLNCYDDGRYRVYHNNRGTSSSSSSSVSDRVAVYVDVPAGTLSFYSVCSDRLILLHTFNTTFTEPLYPGFWFLFGSDSSVSLC; the protein is encoded by the coding sequence ATGATGTTTGTGTGGaaggatcagtcatatcctgatcacccagacaggtttgattactgtcctcagctgctgtgtagagaagttctgacgggttgctgttactgggaggtccagaggagaggaggagtttctgtatcagtgagttacagaagcaTCAGCAGGAAAGGAAACTCTGGTGACTGTGTGTTTGGAGGGAACCATCATTCTTGGAGTCTGAACTGTTATGATGATGGTCGCTACCGTGTCTATCACAATAACAGAGgaacatcttcctcctcctcttcctcagtctctgacagagtagcagtgtacgtggacgttcctgctggaactctgtccttctacagcgtctgcTCTGACAGattgatcctcctccacaccttcaacaccacattcactgaacctctctatcctgggttctggttcttgtttggttctgattcttcagtgtctctgtgttga